The DNA sequence CTTGCAGGATTGAGGGGGCTGGAAGATCAGGAATTTCTGTGGTGTTCTCCTCCAAAGTACCTGGTGCTCCAGTGGGCTTCTTGGATGTTGATTCCTTGGGGGCTGCCCTGCCTCCTGCCATTTGTCTCAATCCGCTTTATTCGCCCCTGCAAAAACGTCTCCTGTTTGCCCCATTAGGCCCGCCATTAGAAGCCCGTTAGCCTCCTAAGGAGGGCAAACAGCACTCTTTGCAATCCATTGCCACCGAATAAACCTGGCGTATGTCGGAGGGGGCGGACACCTGCCAAATCCCCCTCTCCTTCCTGTCAGCCCCAGGTTCTTCAGTTCTTtgccatggggagggggggcagtaaATACACAAGAGCCCTCCAGCTTGTGGACTGGCCCTAACGGGACCCATTTAGCACCTAGTTAGCGCCACAATTAGCTCTCTTTACCCTTCCTGATtgtttcttgggggagggggagttaagGCCTACTTGGTTCCCCTCATTTCAGTGCTGTTTTGGCTATAAATTTAGCTGTCAGGCAGGGAGAGTTGAGTCGGTGTGGAGGAACCTGAGGGAAACAAGAGCCATGGCCCTTTCTCGACTTCTGCTGTGTTTCCTCCTCGCCTGGGTGCCAGCCTGCTCCGCCCGACCCTCCCAGGCCCACCTGGCAGCGGGCAGCTCTGAGGACCAGCGAGCGGAGGCCCTCAAGAGACTCTTGCAAGTCTTCGGCATTATGGACATCCCCCAGTCCCCTCATGGGATCAAAGAGCCCCCTCAGTACATGGTGGATCTCTACAACacggtggctggggctgatggggtcACCAAAGACCCAGATATCTTGGAAGGGAACACGGTGCGCAGCTTTTTGGACAAATGTGAGTATCGCCACTCTGGCAGGGACAGCGTAGAGATGAGAGGCTGGTTGCAAATTATGCTTTCTTGGGCAGcccaaaggagggggaagagcctacCAGAGAAAGTCCTCCTTGTTtcattgattttattttatttattcaccaTATTCCACCCCTCGCTCCCTCACGTCCTGCTCTCATACATCTTACATTCATATCTTGcgtctctcaaacacctgacatgtATTTTGTGCATcttttatattaagcaagtttggccacccctggtttagtctaACAAATGTATTGACAAACGGGCACTCTTCGTGAGGTAATGGAATGGTGAATTTCAAATGGTGAATTTCAAATATCTTATTTCCATTGTTGCGAATGCTGCGTCTTGTTGTTTATATCCCCATAtaacttttaaatgtaaaaaCGAAAAGCGCTCAGTCTTGGGGCTGACTTAAGGGAGATTTGTGACTTGCAATCTAAGAATGAGTCCGTTATAAATGCATTGCTGGGGGTGGGAAGATTgttcagtggctaaaaaaacctgagcctccacattcagaggcaatataTCTCAAACTCTGAAGATCAATTCTGTGGGAGGAAGTATGGGAAAGAGCCAATGCTAAACTAAACAAATAACTAAAGAAATATCCTGTTTGGCTTTCCTGGGGGACATGTGGGTTGCTACAGTCAAAGACAGGATGctgagcctgctggatcagactttAGTTTCTGACTCCATAGTGCCTTCCAGTAGCCTCAAGACTCTTAGGGGCTtcaggcttgccagcctccaggtggggcctggagatctcccacttttacaactgatctccagctggcagagatcagctcccccggagaaaatggctgctttgaagggtgggctctgtgacattgtaccgTGCTGAGCCCCTTTCCTCCTCaaacccgccctctcccagatccactcccaatatctccaggtgttttccaacccagacctggcaagtggcaaccctattcagatcTGATTTCAGGCTGCAATTCTGGACTGCATAAGGAAGCAATCCATTTGAATcccattttcagttctttctgcaGGAACATCTGTGCTGTGTGACCGAGCTAGCCAAAGTTTGTGTAGGCATTTATCTATGCATTTTTAGATATACCATGGTGGGCGGGTGGGTGGATCGATTCAGACATGAGAATTCCCAGTCTGAGAGCTGCCCTCAGAGCAGTCTAGAAAGCCCTGAGGAATGTTGATTGAGAAGGCTGCCACATATATTAACCTCCTTCCTGGACTGACTTTTAAGAGAAGTGCCTTTTCTTTCAAAATCCACAGGCTGTGAAAACGTCTGGGAGGAACAGATTAAGGCTGGGATTGAATGTCCTCCAGTCATTTTATCTTATCAggtgccaacctcctggtggagcctggaaatctcccacttttacagccgATCTCCGGACAACAGAGTTGTTAGTCACATTTCTCTcggagctgttatctcaagagcagtttctgtcagagctctcagccccacttacagAGTGACTGTTgtgcggaggggaaggagattgtaaactgctctgagactcggagcgaagggtgtggtataaatccaatctcctcctcttcttcttcctcttcttcctcctcctccttctggctaAAGGAATTTGTAGGCCAAAAATTTGTAgtccttttcagccctggcccctgcctggtggaatgaactccccctggagatccgggccctgcaggatttacttcaattccgcaaggcctgtaaaacagagctctttcgccaggctttcagctgaggcagcggacgtcacttgttattggcctcccccctttcattccatctcagtgctgtagaacctgctggacctggacaataggtcatgtCTGTGAGACAGAATTTGCCATGTTAGTCTCTATTGTTATTCTGTAATTTGAGATTTTATAAAtattaattgtttttaattgttgattgtttttacgATGTAACcggccctgagcctgttctacgggaagggtgggctaaaaactgaataaactaaataaataaatacaaaaattaaaaaagggccatgagaaAGTACCAGTTCACACCAATAACCACGACTGCTTTGCATTGCAGTCCACAGCAGCCAGATGCATTTCCTGTTCATCCTGTCCAGCGTTGCCAAGAACGAGCAGGTGCTGACAGCTGAACTGCACCTGTTCAAATTGCGGGGCAGGCCGAGCAATGGGCCCCTCAGCAGGCATCACTTCTGCCAGGTAAAAATGCTCGCCTTCAGCCTGCCTTCATGAGGTCTAGCCACTTGGGAAAGGGTTCTGTTACGATTTATCCtgtatgagtagggttgccaatccccaggtggggcaggggatcccccggtttggaggccctccccccgcttcagggtcgtcagaaagcggggggaggggagggaaatgtctgctggggactctattattccctatggcgatttattcccatagaagatcatggagaattgatccgtgggtatctggggctctggggggagctgttttttggggtagaggcaccaaattttcagtatagcatctagtgcctctccccaaaatatccaccaagtttcaaaaagattggacccgggggtccaattctatgagccccaaaagaaggtgcccctatccttcattatttcctatggaaggaaggcattgaaaaggtgtgccgtccctttaaatgtgatggccagaactccctttggagttcaatgatgtttgtcacagccttgatcttggctccacccctcctGTCTCCtggttcattagcacaactcatttgcatatgccacgcactcctgacatcaccagaaggtgtactaaattatatcaactcagcatctgccttaaaatgcttcttgaattataattgtcatcatcaaaccttactcccatcatacttttgaaatgactttcttctgtgtggccacagtggaatgatgaagatttccatctgctttatatgttttgattaattcccccccccccacttttatttttttggacggaaaaatattagaaagtttgtcaaatgttagaattcagcaaaattctcacaagggctTTGAACAATAGCActtagaagcaaaaaaaaaaaattgggggaggggggggttaagaaagaaaacacaataaaatttagaggtgtaagctcctgcccaaaatgaggcctgaaccTACCCAAGTCATTAATGAGATATTGCAGCCAAAAGCTGTGTATTTACTTGAGCTAATGACTCTGACCTCAGATTTTCAAAGTatcacaatcagtgttccctctaagcttagttagtgtgagctaactcacagttttttagtctccagctcacacatttttgtcttagctcaaggaaaaatggccccagagcaagctaatttatgcagtagctcacagctttaaagccagcagctcccaaagtagaatttttgctcacaagaccctacagcttagagggagtattgatcacAATAATGGTCCATTTGGGATGTTGGTTACTTAGCCCTGGACTCATTCTCTTCTAGGTTAGCGTGTACCAAGTCCTGGACCAGCAGAACCTGGACTCCCCAGAGGGAAAGAAACTGCTCTCTGCCAGATTACTTGCTGTGCATGGATATGGCTGGGAAGTCTTCAGCATCACACAAGCGGTGAGTTGATTGATAGCCTGCCTtatagggctgttgtaaggactgcaaaaagatcattGAGCCGGTGGTCATTTTTAGGCAAACATCACCAGCTTCATGTGGCATTCCAGGTTCGCGACTGGACAGAAGAGGAAAGCAGCAACCACGGCTTGCTGGTGACTGTGCagggtcttggcggagcagtgcTGGAACCCGGCGCTGTGCAGTTTGCTTCTGGACGAGATCACCACGAGAGCAAGAAACCAATGCTGGTTTTGTTCACCGATGATGGACGGCGGGGAGCAGCGTTGCCCACAAGCCCTTTTTCAGGTGAGGGGGGTGTCTTTTGCCATCCGTCTTCAGGTGTAATCCCCTGCCCATTAGCAGCAAAATGGAAGCCACCTGTTTTTAAATCTGGAGTGAATGGCTacaatcagggcttcttttttggtggaaaaagcccagcaggaactcatttgtatattaggccacactccctggtgccaagccagctggaactgtgttcctgtgcattcctgctcaaaaaagccctggctacattaCTCTAAAAGCACATAGCAAATAAAAACACTGGGGAGAATGCAGAAAACCAGACGTTACGTGGAATGTGGGATGAATGTGCATCCTCGCTATGGGCCACAGAGGAAAGGACAGAAGGTTTTCTACTATCAAGGGCACAATCTGAGATTTGTCAACATTTATTGTTTGAGGACAAAGCAGAAATCTTTATTGGCCTTCGGGATTTGGTTGCCGATTccgactgggaaattcctggaaatttggggatggggcctggggaggacaaggacctcagtggggaataAGGCcacagaacccaccctccaaagcagccgttttctccaggggaactgatctctgcaatcctaggatcagttgtaattcctggagatctctccccctctccagctaaTAATCCTTCCAATGGACTTGCTTACTACGTCATCCtcggccctttccaactctatgattctaggcacCTTTCTCAGACGTAAGTCCTATTTTATTCACTGAGGCTTATTCCTAGGGAAATATTTCTGGAATTGCAAGCTTAAAATGTTCTTAGGGATGGTgtgaacagggctctttttctagcaggagctcctctacatattaggccacgcgcaAAATCCATTCTGTAATATACACTGTCATTTGAGGGGGGTCGAGGCCcaatttccctctaagctgtggagtcttgtgagcagaaattctactttgtgagctgctagcatgaaggttgtgagctgctgcataaattagtctgctctggggccattcttccttagctaagacaaaaaatgtatgagccagaggctaaaaaactgaactagctcacactaactcagcttagagggaacactggttggggtTTCAATACATCTGGGATCTCTACCCTTCTTCTCCACAGAGCTGGCCTCACTTTGGCCTCATGGATACGCCAAAACCACATTTTACAATTACAGTATCTGAGCATTAACAACTTGCCAGGCTAAAAAAACTCCTTTGCTGGTTCACAATCTTCGCTTTGATTCTAACTctgatctttcctttccttagattTAGCCCTGCAGAACCCGGCCCTTCCCGTGGAAGTAGGAATCCCTCAAAGCAACAGGACACGGGCCCCACGCTCAGCAGATGAGCAGCGGCTGCCTTGCCAGTTACGCCCGCTTTTGGTAGACTTTGAGGAGATCGGATGGAACGGCTGGATCATCTCTCCCCGCGGGTACAACGCCTTCCACTGCAGGGGTTCCTGCCCCTTCCCACTGGGGGAGAACATGCGGC is a window from the Heteronotia binoei isolate CCM8104 ecotype False Entrance Well chromosome 2, APGP_CSIRO_Hbin_v1, whole genome shotgun sequence genome containing:
- the LOC132567407 gene encoding bone morphogenetic protein 2-like; its protein translation is MALSRLLLCFLLAWVPACSARPSQAHLAAGSSEDQRAEALKRLLQVFGIMDIPQSPHGIKEPPQYMVDLYNTVAGADGVTKDPDILEGNTVRSFLDKFHSSQMHFLFILSSVAKNEQVLTAELHLFKLRGRPSNGPLSRHHFCQVSVYQVLDQQNLDSPEGKKLLSARLLAVHGYGWEVFSITQAVRDWTEEESSNHGLLVTVQGLGGAVLEPGAVQFASGRDHHESKKPMLVLFTDDGRRGAALPTSPFSDLALQNPALPVEVGIPQSNRTRAPRSADEQRLPCQLRPLLVDFEEIGWNGWIISPRGYNAFHCRGSCPFPLGENMRPTNHATVQSIINALKLSQDVSGPCCVPDKLYSINLLYFDDDENVVLKQYDDMVAGSCGCH